In Candidatus Vicinibacter proximus, the following are encoded in one genomic region:
- a CDS encoding CHAT domain-containing protein, whose amino-acid sequence MIKRYLFFVFFIVLPFCLFSQSPDSTSIRSFDSLMTAAQGMMEKKDYPNALIQLSIAEKLFQSEIPSESIQFGNLRFLQGRVSYLKRDFSQAEVYYNECKHVREKLLGKIHPDYTKCIMSIGVLFYVQGKFSQSEPYFLEAKLNYEKTVGTDNLDYAKCMNNLAGVYNEAGYYEKAETYFKKSKEIWESKAPDHPNFAISINSLAVLYTNTGDYNKAELLYLQAIEVRKKMLGETHPDYAVSLSNLATLYAFMRNYDEAEKLMLKSLQIREKIFGKKSEQYGTDLNNLGLLYKQMGKDSNLEKYFLEAKSIWEEMGGQESARYATVLKNLGAYYVGKRNYTLADSFLKIALPIYENVIGKSHPDYASVLSYLGHIEMVHNNNFAKAENFLLQARDIVEASIGVNNEYFTHNLIELFQFYWKFRKYQAATPYLIQTLHNDVNSLSSASTYLSERELSSFISDFSRRINYAFSYIPNSEEMTAECYNDILFFKGFLLNSGSQLKNYANSDAASSENFNQLRAVHRQLAAEYSKPIAIRRNVSELEEKANSIEKLLIRANRQYSDAISQVSWDQVCNKLNAGEAAVEFVHYNYYLPELTDSIYYGALLLKKGDKKPIFIKLFEERELSALMLSLSDKKADYVNGLYNISNRGAFVKKGSDQTLYDLIWKPMEKEMAGVNKVYYSPSGLLHRINLDAIPIDQDVILSDRYDLSELNSTRQLVIPNSNEVKNNLAVLYGGLIFDFDSTTMNNDIVYATSSRNAVSLNKSDSMSINRSGSWNYLLGTEREINSLERIMRTAGMEVLTKKAYDGTEESFKNIGKIGAISPRILHIATHGYFYSDQRKHGQESTSHDQIESEFKKSDQPMLRSGLIMSGGNAAWEGKQPNPGQEDGVLTAYEISQMNLSNTELVVLSACETGLGDIQGHEGVYGLQRAFKIAGVKYLIMSLWQVPDKQTSLLMTTFYKKWLEEKMTIPDAFRAAQKQLRDNGLDPYNWAGFVLVK is encoded by the coding sequence ATGATTAAGAGATATTTATTTTTTGTTTTTTTCATTGTGTTACCATTTTGTTTATTCTCACAAAGTCCTGATTCCACTTCAATTAGGAGTTTTGATAGCTTAATGACCGCAGCTCAGGGTATGATGGAAAAGAAGGATTATCCCAATGCTTTGATTCAATTATCGATTGCAGAAAAGTTATTTCAAAGTGAGATACCAAGTGAATCTATACAATTTGGCAATTTAAGGTTTCTTCAAGGTAGGGTTTCTTATCTTAAAAGAGACTTTTCGCAGGCTGAAGTGTATTACAATGAATGTAAACACGTTAGGGAAAAATTACTGGGCAAGATACACCCCGATTACACAAAATGCATTATGTCAATAGGTGTACTTTTTTATGTTCAGGGAAAGTTTTCACAATCCGAACCTTATTTTCTCGAAGCTAAACTGAATTACGAAAAGACAGTAGGTACCGATAATCTGGATTATGCTAAATGCATGAATAATTTGGCAGGAGTTTATAATGAAGCAGGTTATTATGAAAAAGCGGAAACCTATTTTAAAAAGAGTAAGGAAATATGGGAGTCAAAAGCTCCTGATCATCCAAATTTTGCGATAAGTATAAATTCATTGGCTGTTTTGTATACTAATACAGGAGATTACAATAAAGCTGAATTACTTTATCTTCAGGCTATAGAGGTAAGAAAAAAAATGTTGGGAGAGACACATCCGGATTATGCGGTAAGTTTGTCCAATTTGGCCACCTTATATGCTTTTATGCGGAACTATGATGAGGCAGAAAAACTAATGCTTAAGTCATTGCAAATAAGGGAAAAGATATTTGGAAAAAAGAGTGAACAATATGGGACAGATTTGAATAATCTTGGATTGTTGTACAAACAAATGGGGAAAGACAGTAATTTAGAAAAGTATTTTTTAGAAGCGAAATCGATTTGGGAAGAAATGGGTGGACAAGAAAGTGCAAGGTATGCCACAGTTTTAAAAAATTTGGGGGCCTATTACGTAGGAAAAAGAAACTATACACTAGCTGATTCATTCTTAAAAATAGCTTTGCCAATTTATGAAAATGTTATTGGTAAATCTCATCCGGATTATGCAAGTGTATTATCCTATTTAGGGCATATTGAAATGGTTCATAATAATAATTTTGCAAAAGCTGAAAATTTTTTACTTCAAGCAAGAGATATTGTAGAAGCCAGTATTGGCGTAAATAATGAATATTTTACACATAATCTGATTGAGCTGTTCCAATTTTATTGGAAATTTCGAAAATACCAGGCTGCAACACCTTATTTGATTCAAACACTTCATAATGATGTCAATTCTCTTTCTTCAGCGAGTACATACCTCTCTGAAAGAGAATTGAGTTCATTTATATCTGATTTTTCCAGGCGAATAAACTATGCTTTTTCCTACATCCCGAACAGCGAAGAAATGACTGCAGAATGTTATAATGACATACTTTTTTTTAAAGGATTTTTATTGAATTCTGGATCTCAATTGAAAAATTATGCTAATTCAGATGCAGCTTCTTCCGAAAATTTCAATCAACTCAGAGCTGTTCATCGTCAGTTAGCAGCTGAGTACAGCAAGCCTATTGCGATTCGCAGAAATGTATCAGAATTGGAAGAAAAAGCAAATTCTATTGAAAAGTTACTGATTAGAGCCAATCGGCAATATTCGGATGCAATTAGTCAGGTTAGCTGGGATCAGGTATGTAATAAGTTGAATGCAGGAGAAGCAGCAGTTGAGTTTGTACATTATAATTATTACTTACCAGAATTAACGGATAGTATATATTATGGAGCTTTGCTTTTGAAAAAGGGGGATAAAAAACCTATTTTTATTAAGCTTTTTGAAGAAAGAGAGTTAAGCGCTTTGATGCTATCCCTTTCAGACAAAAAGGCAGACTATGTAAATGGACTTTATAACATCTCTAACAGAGGAGCTTTTGTTAAAAAAGGTTCAGATCAGACATTGTATGATTTGATTTGGAAACCGATGGAGAAAGAAATGGCAGGAGTTAATAAAGTATACTATTCACCAAGCGGTTTACTTCATAGGATTAATTTAGATGCAATTCCTATAGATCAGGATGTTATACTTTCAGACAGATATGATTTAAGTGAGTTAAACAGTACACGTCAGTTAGTCATTCCAAATTCAAATGAAGTTAAAAACAATCTCGCTGTTCTTTATGGGGGTCTAATTTTTGATTTTGACAGTACCACGATGAATAACGATATAGTTTATGCCACTTCTTCTAGAAATGCTGTGTCCCTTAACAAGTCTGATTCTATGAGTATCAATAGATCAGGAAGTTGGAACTATCTATTGGGTACTGAAAGAGAAATAAATTCGCTGGAGAGAATAATGCGCACTGCAGGAATGGAAGTACTTACTAAAAAGGCTTATGATGGCACAGAAGAATCTTTTAAAAATATAGGAAAGATTGGTGCAATTTCTCCTAGAATACTTCACATTGCAACCCATGGATATTTTTATAGTGATCAAAGAAAGCATGGTCAAGAGTCTACAAGCCATGATCAGATTGAATCTGAATTTAAAAAATCAGATCAACCAATGTTGCGTTCAGGATTAATAATGTCTGGCGGAAATGCTGCATGGGAGGGTAAGCAGCCAAACCCAGGTCAAGAGGATGGGGTTCTCACCGCCTATGAAATTAGTCAAATGAATTTGTCGAACACCGAGCTGGTCGTTTTATCTGCTTGTGAAACCGGCCTGGGGGATATACAAGGTCATGAAGGGGTTTATGGATTGCAAAGAGCCTTCAAAATTGCTGGGGTAAAATATTTAATCATGTCCCTATGGCAAGTACCGGACAAACAGACTTCTTTGCTGATGACCACATTTTATAAAAAGTGGCTGGAAGAAAAAATGACCATACCTGATGCATTTCGGGCAGCACAAAAGCAACTCAGAGATAATGGGCTTGATCCTTACAATTGGGCTGGATTTGTTTTGGTTAAATAA
- a CDS encoding T9SS type A sorting domain-containing protein translates to MFYIIDQNKLKYFLYISLFSISGYAREIIVTPKDYLAFLTQLNPGDTLVLSKGNYLSNLTLKDIQGTIAEPIVIIGEGLGTIFEAQSCCNTVSLTRCAHLILSNFQLNGNNKFVDAVKAEGTSGNWAHHITIEKLHIINYGYDQQAVGISTKCPAWNWIIRSNKIIGAGTGMYLGNSPGNMPFVNGIIENNLIQNTVGYNIEIKHQLDGARDAFPETQVHGKTIIRYNVFTKDKSSSTGGNARPNLLVGGFPSSGWGSLDYYEIYGNFFYNNPVEALFQGTGNINLYANIFINHFDPSGFRTVYITPQNGVNPQDIKVFHNTIWSATSTGGLRLFNPNPNYKQYCYANAVLSTQAISNFTSLMDNVTDNYDNANKYFLSASTNLSDLDLYPRAGQLTGNITANDFFIHQMDWQKDFNQENYDWNFRGAYSGCCINKGWKLSLDTIPTQKRNPTISFHPDQIKFLLYPNPFNNNISIDSESEGFAFVYDQNGKIISSFKISKGLHTINLEHLSPGIYTLSLQSDKGTIHRKIIK, encoded by the coding sequence ATGTTTTATATCATTGACCAAAATAAATTGAAATATTTTTTGTATATTTCTCTGTTCTCAATTTCAGGATATGCCAGGGAAATTATAGTTACCCCTAAGGATTATTTAGCATTTCTAACCCAACTCAATCCAGGAGACACATTGGTTCTTTCCAAAGGTAATTACCTAAGCAATCTTACCCTAAAAGATATTCAGGGTACAATAGCGGAACCTATTGTCATCATAGGAGAAGGTTTGGGCACCATTTTTGAAGCGCAGTCCTGTTGTAATACCGTAAGTCTTACCCGTTGTGCGCATCTGATCTTGAGCAATTTTCAATTGAACGGCAATAATAAATTTGTAGATGCGGTGAAAGCTGAAGGCACCTCAGGAAATTGGGCACACCACATCACTATAGAAAAACTACACATCATTAATTATGGATATGACCAACAGGCTGTCGGGATCAGCACCAAATGCCCTGCATGGAACTGGATCATAAGAAGCAATAAGATCATTGGCGCAGGAACCGGAATGTATCTGGGTAATTCACCGGGAAATATGCCTTTTGTGAATGGAATTATTGAAAATAACCTGATTCAAAACACTGTGGGTTATAATATTGAAATTAAACATCAGTTGGATGGAGCTCGTGATGCATTTCCTGAAACTCAGGTACATGGCAAAACCATTATTCGCTATAATGTTTTTACCAAGGACAAAAGTTCTTCAACCGGAGGAAATGCAAGACCCAATTTATTGGTAGGTGGATTTCCATCTTCCGGATGGGGATCTTTGGATTATTATGAAATTTATGGAAATTTCTTTTACAACAATCCGGTGGAAGCGCTTTTTCAAGGCACAGGAAATATAAATTTGTATGCAAATATTTTCATCAATCACTTTGACCCATCCGGATTTCGCACTGTGTATATCACCCCACAGAATGGGGTTAATCCACAGGACATAAAAGTATTTCACAACACAATCTGGTCAGCTACCAGTACAGGAGGATTAAGATTATTCAATCCAAATCCAAATTATAAACAATATTGCTATGCCAATGCGGTCTTGTCCACACAAGCCATAAGTAATTTTACAAGTCTTATGGACAATGTGACGGATAATTATGATAATGCCAACAAATATTTCCTGAGTGCATCCACAAATTTATCCGATTTAGATTTATATCCTCGTGCAGGTCAATTAACAGGAAATATAACTGCAAACGATTTTTTTATCCATCAAATGGATTGGCAAAAAGATTTTAATCAGGAAAATTATGATTGGAATTTTCGGGGTGCCTACTCAGGATGCTGTATAAATAAAGGATGGAAATTATCTCTAGACACCATCCCCACACAAAAAAGAAATCCTACCATATCTTTCCATCCGGATCAAATAAAGTTTTTACTGTATCCAAACCCCTTCAACAACAACATTTCCATTGATTCAGAATCTGAGGGATTTGCATTCGTCTATGATCAAAATGGAAAAATAATTTCTTCCTTTAAAATTTCAAAAGGTCTTCATACAATAAACCTTGAACATCTATCACCAGGAATATACACCCTTTCCCTACAATCTGACAAAGGCACAATCCATAGAAAAATAATTAAGTAA
- a CDS encoding NAD(P)H-binding protein: MKAIVVGASGLTGGFLCKALCDDPTYVSVKLLLRKSLGITHPKITECIVDFSNKESIQSHMEGDVLFCASGTTIKKAGSKDAFLKVDYELPLHCAKIASGKNVKKLVIISSVGANPNSGNFYLNTKGRLEQDLEKLPFTSIHFMQPSLLMGPRKENRLGERMAMWIMPAISKLFFGLLTKYKPVHVRDLASAMIRASKINESGIRRWMWKEIKNGDTHS, from the coding sequence ATGAAAGCAATTGTGGTAGGCGCTTCCGGGTTGACTGGTGGATTTTTATGTAAGGCATTATGTGATGATCCGACATATGTATCGGTTAAATTATTGTTGCGCAAGTCCCTTGGCATTACCCATCCTAAAATCACGGAGTGCATAGTAGATTTTAGCAATAAAGAGAGTATCCAGTCTCATATGGAAGGCGATGTTTTATTTTGTGCAAGTGGTACCACCATTAAAAAGGCGGGTTCTAAGGATGCTTTTCTTAAGGTAGATTATGAACTTCCTTTGCATTGTGCAAAAATCGCATCCGGTAAAAATGTAAAAAAATTGGTCATTATTTCATCTGTTGGCGCAAATCCAAATTCAGGTAATTTTTATTTGAATACAAAGGGAAGATTAGAGCAGGATTTGGAAAAGCTTCCTTTTACTAGCATTCACTTTATGCAGCCAAGTCTTTTAATGGGGCCAAGAAAAGAGAATAGGTTAGGAGAACGAATGGCCATGTGGATAATGCCAGCAATAAGCAAATTGTTTTTTGGTCTATTAACCAAATATAAGCCCGTGCATGTCAGAGATTTGGCTTCTGCCATGATCAGAGCTTCCAAAATTAATGAATCAGGAATCAGAAGATGGATGTGGAAGGAAATTAAGAATGGGGATACACATTCTTAG
- a CDS encoding SDR family oxidoreductase, with translation MKNYFVLGASTGIGRAIALQLSNQGHKVYGSYFNHKQSDSDNIHYHMVDVKDAPSSFSFLPEVLDGFVYCPGTIKLKPFERISPAEFNEDFNFQVTFAIESLQKILPKLKKSSNASVVFFSTVAVSKGFNYHSLVSSSKGAIEGLTKSLASEFAPKIRFNCIAPSLTNTPLASGILNSEEKIEANAKRHPLKRIGQPDDIASVAAFLLSENASWMTGQIIHVDGGLSSINL, from the coding sequence ATGAAAAACTATTTTGTTTTGGGAGCTTCGACTGGAATAGGGAGAGCAATTGCTCTTCAGTTAAGCAACCAGGGGCATAAGGTTTATGGCAGCTACTTTAATCACAAACAATCGGACAGTGATAATATTCATTATCACATGGTGGATGTAAAAGATGCGCCTTCATCATTTAGCTTTCTTCCGGAAGTATTGGATGGTTTTGTGTACTGTCCGGGGACTATAAAATTAAAACCTTTTGAAAGAATAAGCCCTGCTGAATTCAATGAGGATTTTAACTTTCAGGTCACCTTTGCAATCGAAAGTCTCCAGAAGATTCTTCCAAAGCTAAAAAAATCATCGAATGCTTCAGTGGTCTTTTTCTCGACCGTCGCGGTTAGTAAAGGTTTTAATTACCACAGCCTTGTCTCTTCATCCAAAGGAGCGATTGAAGGCCTAACAAAATCCCTGGCGTCTGAATTTGCACCTAAGATTAGATTTAATTGCATAGCACCATCCCTTACAAATACACCTCTGGCTTCCGGAATATTAAATTCAGAAGAAAAGATAGAAGCGAATGCTAAAAGGCATCCATTGAAGAGAATTGGACAGCCGGATGACATAGCATCTGTTGCTGCTTTTCTACTTTCTGAAAATGCTTCATGGATGACAGGGCAGATAATTCATGTGGATGGCGGACTTTCATCAATCAATCTGTGA
- a CDS encoding tryptophan-rich sensory protein — translation MQKIILLLLCMVITMLVGATSGLLTMEGIKEWYPSLLKPFFNPPNYIFGPVWTVLYLIMGISLFLIWDSEYSKQRTNALWIFSIQLTLNFLWSFLFFYLRNPFFALVDIMLLWWLISTMISLFVKINKTAGYIQIPYLLWVSFATVLNASIWFLNK, via the coding sequence ATGCAAAAAATAATTCTTTTATTGCTCTGCATGGTAATTACAATGTTGGTCGGTGCAACCTCCGGATTACTTACTATGGAGGGAATCAAGGAATGGTACCCCTCACTACTCAAACCATTTTTTAATCCTCCAAATTATATTTTTGGACCGGTTTGGACGGTGTTGTATCTGATTATGGGGATTTCCCTATTCCTGATTTGGGATAGCGAATATTCAAAACAACGCACCAATGCCTTGTGGATTTTTTCCATACAATTGACCTTGAATTTTTTATGGTCCTTTTTGTTTTTCTATCTCCGGAATCCATTTTTTGCATTAGTTGATATCATGTTGCTGTGGTGGCTGATCAGTACAATGATTTCGCTTTTTGTTAAAATCAATAAAACGGCAGGATACATTCAGATTCCTTACCTGCTGTGGGTAAGTTTTGCCACCGTGTTGAATGCATCCATTTGGTTTCTCAATAAATAA
- a CDS encoding SRPBCC family protein yields the protein MSIFTLRKTQKIPASLEDIWNFISSPKNLKTITPPYMGFDILTENLPEKVYPGMLIEYHVSPLLGIKMKWLTEITHIEEGKYFVDEQRSGPYKIWHHEHHLEAIPNGVLMSDLISYVPPFGFLGDIAQSLFIKNQLDGIFNFRYKKLIEMYGAFPE from the coding sequence ATGTCCATTTTCACTTTACGTAAAACCCAAAAAATTCCTGCATCACTTGAAGACATCTGGAATTTCATCTCCTCACCCAAAAATCTCAAAACCATAACTCCTCCGTATATGGGTTTTGACATCCTCACCGAAAATTTACCTGAAAAAGTATATCCGGGCATGTTGATTGAATATCATGTGAGTCCGCTATTGGGCATTAAAATGAAATGGCTTACAGAGATCACCCACATTGAAGAGGGGAAATATTTTGTGGACGAACAAAGATCCGGACCATACAAAATATGGCACCATGAACATCATCTGGAGGCCATTCCAAATGGTGTTTTGATGAGCGACCTCATTAGTTATGTACCACCTTTTGGATTTTTAGGAGACATCGCCCAAAGCCTCTTCATTAAAAATCAGTTGGATGGAATATTTAATTTCAGATACAAAAAACTGATCGAAATGTATGGCGCGTTTCCAGAATAA
- a CDS encoding NAD(P)-binding domain-containing protein translates to MKIGIFGTGTVGDTIGSRLVELGHEVMMGSRTSNNEKAEAFAQKHSQSLASAGTFAEAADFGEILFNCTKGEVSVDAILAAGPGIAGKILVDVANPLDFSKGMPPGLIPSLSNTHSLGEEIQTRFPKLKVVKTLNTMWSGIMVNPAMINDGNHTNFICGNDGDAKSIIRTLLNEFGWKDEHILDLGDISSARGTEAVLPVWLRIYGAKKSGAFNFNVVS, encoded by the coding sequence ATGAAAATTGGAATTTTTGGTACAGGTACGGTTGGGGATACCATTGGATCTCGTTTAGTTGAATTGGGTCATGAAGTCATGATGGGATCACGTACTTCCAATAATGAAAAAGCGGAGGCATTTGCGCAAAAACATAGTCAATCATTGGCAAGTGCCGGTACATTTGCAGAAGCAGCAGACTTCGGAGAAATTTTATTCAATTGTACCAAAGGTGAAGTTTCTGTCGATGCAATACTTGCTGCTGGTCCGGGAATAGCAGGAAAAATATTGGTAGATGTGGCCAATCCGCTTGATTTTAGCAAGGGCATGCCACCGGGACTCATCCCTTCTTTGTCCAACACACATTCCCTTGGTGAAGAAATTCAAACTAGATTTCCAAAGCTTAAAGTAGTAAAAACATTGAACACGATGTGGTCTGGTATTATGGTAAATCCTGCCATGATCAATGACGGGAACCACACTAATTTTATTTGTGGTAATGATGGAGATGCTAAATCTATAATTAGGACATTACTAAATGAATTTGGCTGGAAAGATGAGCATATACTTGATCTTGGTGACATCAGTTCGGCTCGAGGGACAGAAGCAGTTTTACCGGTATGGTTAAGAATTTATGGCGCTAAAAAAAGCGGTGCTTTCAATTTCAATGTAGTAAGTTGA
- a CDS encoding PD40 domain-containing protein — MSFKIHLNRILLVLTAAVMISNPTKAQKEEAKWDVAKPDLPIKTFTLNTEEGTWMNLDISPDGKIIVFDLMGDIFTIPATGGSARILRSGLPYEVQPRFSPDGKKISFTSDAGGGDNIWIMNADGSHAHQVTKENFRLLNNAVWMPDGEYLVARKHFTSQRSLGAGEMWMYHHSGGSGIQLTERKNDQQDVNEPFCSPDGRYVYFSEDMYEGGSFQYNKDPNNQIFIIRRYDRKEGKIENVIGGPGSAFRPTVSRDGKKIAYIRRDRTKTTLIVHDLATGEEKMICSELSKDQQEAWTVFGIYTGFNWTPDDKSIIIWAHGKIKKIDVATSEITTIPFKVEVEHKLVEPCQSKQICYDPEVKIHALRQAKTSPDGKLLIFNAVGQLYQMQLPKGKPKRLTNDTHFEFEPSFSPDGKEIVYVSWADDKMGSIIRLNLASGAKTVLTAEKGIYRTPSFSPDGKMIVYRKESGNDHQGYQHVKNPGIYFIPSSGGKATLITAAGEYPYFSKDNDRIFFQTGGYLFGSLSKSLKSIALDGKDEKNIFTSTYANQFVPSPDNKWVAFTELYKVYIAAMPLPGKSIVLNKETNAIPMAQVTDKAGVSLHWSSDSKQLHWTQGNEYYTEELRDRFKFLREETDSLPPYDSNFVEINLTIPADVPKGNIALTNARIITMEGNQVIENGCILIENNKIKEVGTYESLQSKIPTNAKIIDLSGKTIMPGMVDVHAHVGAFRYGLSPQKHWQYWTNLAYGVTTTHDPSTNSEMAFSQSEMVKTGAMVGPRIFSTGTILYGADGDFKATIDKYEDAVFALKRTKSWGAFSVKSYNQPRRDQRQMVIKAAKQLGMLVVPEGGSFFYHNMSQVADGHTGVEHNIPVAPLYKDVLNFWKASGSHNTPTLIVNYGSVNGEYYWYQNTEVWNNKKLLQFTPRHLIDGRARHRTMIPQEEYDNGHILTSKSCKALQDNGVNINLGSHGQIQGIGAHWELWMFVQGGMSPMQALRSATLNGAKYIGMDQEIGSIKAGKLADLVIMEKNPLDDIRNSESITHTMINGRLYNTEDMEQIYPENKKRTKFYWELPGAVFPFDVNGQSNTSHGVNCSCQGLMMEGQ, encoded by the coding sequence ATGTCATTCAAAATTCATCTAAACAGAATACTTCTTGTTTTAACAGCTGCTGTAATGATTAGCAATCCAACAAAAGCACAAAAAGAAGAAGCGAAATGGGATGTAGCCAAACCGGATCTGCCAATCAAAACTTTTACTTTAAATACAGAGGAAGGTACCTGGATGAATCTGGACATAAGTCCGGATGGCAAAATTATTGTTTTTGATCTGATGGGAGATATTTTTACCATTCCTGCAACAGGCGGTAGCGCACGCATTCTCCGCAGTGGTCTACCATACGAAGTGCAGCCCAGATTTAGTCCGGACGGAAAGAAAATCAGCTTCACCAGTGATGCCGGAGGAGGGGACAACATTTGGATCATGAATGCCGATGGCAGTCATGCACATCAGGTCACTAAAGAAAATTTCAGATTGCTCAACAATGCAGTTTGGATGCCCGATGGTGAGTATCTGGTTGCAAGAAAACATTTTACCAGTCAGCGATCTCTTGGCGCTGGCGAAATGTGGATGTATCATCATTCAGGAGGAAGTGGAATCCAGCTGACAGAAAGAAAAAATGATCAGCAGGATGTAAATGAGCCATTCTGCAGTCCGGATGGGAGGTATGTTTATTTCAGTGAAGATATGTATGAAGGAGGATCCTTTCAATATAACAAAGATCCCAACAATCAAATCTTCATCATCAGAAGATACGACCGCAAAGAAGGCAAGATAGAAAATGTTATTGGTGGTCCGGGATCAGCTTTTCGTCCTACCGTTTCCAGAGATGGAAAAAAAATTGCTTATATACGCCGTGATCGCACCAAAACTACTTTGATCGTACACGACCTGGCTACTGGTGAAGAAAAAATGATCTGCTCTGAACTCAGTAAAGACCAACAAGAAGCCTGGACTGTGTTTGGAATTTATACCGGATTCAATTGGACTCCGGATGATAAATCCATCATCATTTGGGCGCATGGAAAAATTAAAAAAATTGATGTCGCTACTTCAGAAATTACAACCATACCATTCAAAGTTGAAGTAGAACATAAATTGGTAGAACCTTGTCAAAGCAAACAAATTTGTTATGATCCGGAAGTAAAAATTCATGCCTTGAGACAAGCCAAAACCAGCCCGGATGGAAAGTTATTAATTTTCAATGCAGTGGGACAATTGTATCAAATGCAATTACCAAAAGGCAAACCAAAAAGACTAACAAACGATACCCATTTTGAATTTGAACCTTCCTTTTCTCCGGATGGAAAAGAAATTGTTTATGTAAGTTGGGCTGATGATAAAATGGGATCCATCATCAGGTTAAATCTTGCCTCAGGTGCAAAAACAGTTCTCACTGCTGAAAAAGGAATTTATCGTACACCATCTTTCTCTCCGGATGGAAAAATGATTGTTTACCGAAAAGAATCAGGTAATGATCATCAGGGATATCAACATGTCAAAAATCCTGGTATTTATTTTATCCCTTCTTCAGGAGGAAAGGCCACGTTAATTACTGCTGCAGGTGAATATCCTTATTTTTCTAAAGACAATGACCGCATTTTCTTTCAGACCGGTGGTTACCTATTTGGAAGTTTAAGTAAGTCATTAAAATCCATTGCCCTGGATGGCAAAGATGAAAAAAATATTTTCACAAGTACCTATGCTAATCAATTTGTTCCAAGTCCGGATAACAAATGGGTGGCCTTCACCGAATTATACAAAGTTTATATTGCGGCCATGCCATTGCCCGGCAAATCAATTGTACTCAATAAAGAAACCAATGCTATTCCAATGGCACAGGTCACGGATAAAGCAGGTGTGAGTTTGCATTGGTCCTCTGACAGTAAACAATTACACTGGACGCAAGGCAACGAATATTACACAGAAGAACTCAGGGATCGATTCAAATTCCTGCGGGAAGAAACTGACTCATTGCCTCCCTACGACAGCAATTTTGTTGAAATAAATTTAACGATCCCTGCAGATGTACCGAAAGGAAATATCGCCTTGACCAATGCACGCATCATTACCATGGAAGGGAATCAGGTTATCGAAAATGGTTGTATCCTGATTGAGAATAATAAAATAAAAGAAGTAGGAACTTATGAATCACTTCAATCCAAAATTCCAACCAATGCAAAAATTATAGATTTAAGTGGCAAGACCATTATGCCTGGAATGGTAGATGTACATGCTCATGTCGGTGCATTCCGGTATGGATTAAGTCCTCAGAAACATTGGCAATATTGGACCAATCTTGCCTATGGTGTAACTACCACACACGATCCTTCCACCAACAGCGAAATGGCATTCTCACAATCTGAAATGGTAAAAACAGGTGCAATGGTAGGACCTCGCATTTTTAGTACCGGAACCATACTTTATGGAGCAGATGGAGATTTTAAAGCCACCATCGATAAATACGAGGATGCCGTATTTGCATTAAAACGTACTAAATCATGGGGTGCTTTTTCCGTTAAATCATACAACCAACCACGAAGAGATCAAAGACAAATGGTAATCAAAGCTGCCAAACAATTGGGCATGTTGGTTGTCCCTGAAGGTGGTTCATTTTTTTACCACAACATGAGTCAGGTTGCAGACGGACATACAGGGGTCGAACACAACATTCCGGTTGCTCCTCTTTACAAAGATGTACTTAATTTTTGGAAAGCTTCCGGCTCACACAACACACCTACACTCATCGTAAATTACGGCTCAGTCAATGGTGAATATTACTGGTATCAAAACACGGAAGTTTGGAACAACAAAAAACTTTTACAATTTACACCCAGACATTTAATCGATGGCCGCGCCCGACACCGTACCATGATTCCGCAGGAAGAATATGACAATGGACACATCCTTACTTCCAAGTCTTGCAAAGCGCTCCAGGATAATGGCGTAAACATCAACCTTGGTTCGCACGGTCAGATTCAAGGTATTGGTGCACATTGGGAATTGTGGATGTTTGTACAGGGTGGAATGAGTCCGATGCAGGCATTGCGGTCGGCCACTTTAAACGGTGCAAAATACATCGGAATGGATCAGGAAATCGGATCCATCAAAGCCGGTAAACTTGCTGACCTCGTGATTATGGAAAAAAATCCTCTGGATGACATCAGAAATTCAGAATCAATTACACATACCATGATCAATGGTCGCTTATACAATACAGAAGACATGGAGCAAATTTATCCAGAGAATAAAAAACGAACTAAATTTTATTGGGAATTGCCAGGTGCAGTTTTTCCATTTGATGTAAACGGTCAGAGCAATACCAGCCATGGCGTGAATTGCAGTTGCCAGGGATTGATGATGGAAGGGCAATAA